A single Anopheles maculipalpis chromosome 3RL, idAnoMacuDA_375_x, whole genome shotgun sequence DNA region contains:
- the LOC126561943 gene encoding uncharacterized protein LOC126561943 isoform X3 — translation MVRKTDQRVINHKGSQKDPLCEVITMETIQTYKGHKPDRTVVFREKFDLTGNDMSRSLSTGKLSVGSPRLSISPLRTILTTSAELEKTRMASDRNNNNTPLGSKAPSSDTKRLNGQSVVGTLRPKSLDRGNSNASPLLRHSKSPSKSPSIGSLRPGGGGSQSSLRGSTPSLYTDFERECLKAHNEYRTRHGVLPLKLSKRLCRYAEEWAKVIAARGVLVHRSNSAYGENIFCSWSSSNTAGSNVCVCGREPVENWYSEIDQHVFGREPATLKTGHFTQVVWKDSRELGVGVARNRSGQVFVVANYDPPGNYIGSFAKNVPPVGGFEIPKIIVDKPSALKQTSVDESTGKTTISSLRRPGSEKPEKHVRIVDENDPDQFDEFSTAMLKHHNEYRKRHGAPDLVLHKELVRDAQQWAEILARDDRFTYRQNSKYGENLYCLWSSDRNARPNARDVCRSWYEEVKQYAFTVEPRAAIKGGQFTQMVWKGTKELGVGMGQTRSGKVIVVCTYYPRGNVLGQFLANVSRAR, via the exons ATGGTCAGAAAAACGGATCAGCGCGTCATCAATCACAAGGGCAGCCAGAAG GATCCACTGTGTGAGGTGATTACGATGGAAACGATACAGACGTACAAGGGCCACAAACCGGACCGGACGGTGGTGTTTAGGGAGAAGTTCGATCTCACCGGAAATGACATGTCACGCTCACTTTCCACCGGCAAACTTTCCGTCGGTTCCCCACGGCTCTCGATTTCTCCGCTGCGGACAATCCTTACGACAAGTGCTGAGTTGGAAAAGACACGCATGGCAAGCGAtcggaacaacaacaatacgCCGTTGGGCAGTAAGGCGCCATCTAGCGACACGAAACGACTCAACGGTCAGAGTGTGGTTGGGACACTTCGTCCAAAGTCGCTCGATCGGGGTAACAGCAATGCCAGTCCGTTGCTTCGACACTCCAAAAGTCCCTCGAAGAGTCCTTCGATTGGAAGCTTAAGGCCGGGCGGTGGAGGTTCACAATCATCACTGCGTGGCAGTACGCCCTCACTGTACACGGACTTCGAGCGGGAGTGTCTGAAGGCTCACAACGAGTACCGGACACGGCACGGTGTGCTTCCGCTGAAGCTGAGCAAACGATTGTGTCGGTATGCGGAAGAGTGGGCCAAGGTGATTGCGGCACGGGGTGTGCTAGTGCACCGAAGCAATTCGGCGTACGGCGAAAACATCTTCTGCTCGTGGAGTTCGTCCAATACGGCTGGCTCGAACGTATGCGTGTGTGGACGGGAACCGGTGGAGAACTGGTACAGCGAGATCGATCAGCACGTATTTGGCAGGGAGCCAGCCACACTGAAGACGGGCCATTTCACGCAGGTTGTGTGGAAGGACAGCCGGGAGCTTGGCGTTGGAGTAGCACGGAATCG CTCCGGACAAGTGTTTGTGGTGGCCAATTACGATCCACCGGGCAATTATATTGGCAGTTTCGCCAAGAACGTACCACCCGTGGGTGGTTTCGAGATACCGAAGATTATCGTCGACAAACCATCCGCGCTTAAGCAAACTTCTGTGGATGAATCGACCGGAAAGACGACAATCTCGTCTCTACGGCGGCCTGGTTCGGAGAAGCCAGAAAAACACGTCCGCATAGTGGATGAGAATGATCCCGATCAGTTTGACGAGTTTTCTACGGCAATGCTGAAACATCACAACGAGTACCGAAAGCGTCATGGTGCGCCAGATTTGGT TCTCCACAAAGAGCTCGTTCGGGATGCGCAACAGTGGGCCGAAATTTTGGCCCGCGACGATCGGTTCACCTACCGACAGAACTCGAAGTATGGCGAGAATCTCTATTGTCTCTGGTCCTCGGATAGAAACGCACGTCCGAACGCACGGGACGTCTGCCGGTCGTGGTACGAGGAAGTGAAGCAGTACGCTTTCACGGTAGAACCGCGCGCCGCCATAAAAGGTGGCCAGTTTACTCAGATGGTGTGGAAGGGCACAAAGGAGCTGGGCGTTGGTATGGGACAAACGCGCAGTGGCAAGGTGATTGTTGTCTGTACGTACTATCCGCGCGGTAACGTGCTGGGACAATTCCTTGCGAACGTTAGTCGGGCGCGCTAA
- the LOC126561943 gene encoding uncharacterized protein LOC126561943 isoform X1, which produces MEVCCLKMASRCRPTRPIKDITQLSSAGSSHDCGALSRVVMVRKTDQRVINHKGSQKDPLCEVITMETIQTYKGHKPDRTVVFREKFDLTGNDMSRSLSTGKLSVGSPRLSISPLRTILTTSAELEKTRMASDRNNNNTPLGSKAPSSDTKRLNGQSVVGTLRPKSLDRGNSNASPLLRHSKSPSKSPSIGSLRPGGGGSQSSLRGSTPSLYTDFERECLKAHNEYRTRHGVLPLKLSKRLCRYAEEWAKVIAARGVLVHRSNSAYGENIFCSWSSSNTAGSNVCVCGREPVENWYSEIDQHVFGREPATLKTGHFTQVVWKDSRELGVGVARNRSGQVFVVANYDPPGNYIGSFAKNVPPVGGFEIPKIIVDKPSALKQTSVDESTGKTTISSLRRPGSEKPEKHVRIVDENDPDQFDEFSTAMLKHHNEYRKRHGAPDLVLHKELVRDAQQWAEILARDDRFTYRQNSKYGENLYCLWSSDRNARPNARDVCRSWYEEVKQYAFTVEPRAAIKGGQFTQMVWKGTKELGVGMGQTRSGKVIVVCTYYPRGNVLGQFLANVSRAR; this is translated from the exons ATGGAGGTGTGCTGTTTAAAAATGGCTTCCAGATGCAG GCCAACCCGACCCATAAAGGACATAACGCAGCTCTCGTCGGCAGGATCCTCACACGACTGCGGTGCCCTGTCGCGGGTCGTAATGGTCAGAAAAACGGATCAGCGCGTCATCAATCACAAGGGCAGCCAGAAG GATCCACTGTGTGAGGTGATTACGATGGAAACGATACAGACGTACAAGGGCCACAAACCGGACCGGACGGTGGTGTTTAGGGAGAAGTTCGATCTCACCGGAAATGACATGTCACGCTCACTTTCCACCGGCAAACTTTCCGTCGGTTCCCCACGGCTCTCGATTTCTCCGCTGCGGACAATCCTTACGACAAGTGCTGAGTTGGAAAAGACACGCATGGCAAGCGAtcggaacaacaacaatacgCCGTTGGGCAGTAAGGCGCCATCTAGCGACACGAAACGACTCAACGGTCAGAGTGTGGTTGGGACACTTCGTCCAAAGTCGCTCGATCGGGGTAACAGCAATGCCAGTCCGTTGCTTCGACACTCCAAAAGTCCCTCGAAGAGTCCTTCGATTGGAAGCTTAAGGCCGGGCGGTGGAGGTTCACAATCATCACTGCGTGGCAGTACGCCCTCACTGTACACGGACTTCGAGCGGGAGTGTCTGAAGGCTCACAACGAGTACCGGACACGGCACGGTGTGCTTCCGCTGAAGCTGAGCAAACGATTGTGTCGGTATGCGGAAGAGTGGGCCAAGGTGATTGCGGCACGGGGTGTGCTAGTGCACCGAAGCAATTCGGCGTACGGCGAAAACATCTTCTGCTCGTGGAGTTCGTCCAATACGGCTGGCTCGAACGTATGCGTGTGTGGACGGGAACCGGTGGAGAACTGGTACAGCGAGATCGATCAGCACGTATTTGGCAGGGAGCCAGCCACACTGAAGACGGGCCATTTCACGCAGGTTGTGTGGAAGGACAGCCGGGAGCTTGGCGTTGGAGTAGCACGGAATCG CTCCGGACAAGTGTTTGTGGTGGCCAATTACGATCCACCGGGCAATTATATTGGCAGTTTCGCCAAGAACGTACCACCCGTGGGTGGTTTCGAGATACCGAAGATTATCGTCGACAAACCATCCGCGCTTAAGCAAACTTCTGTGGATGAATCGACCGGAAAGACGACAATCTCGTCTCTACGGCGGCCTGGTTCGGAGAAGCCAGAAAAACACGTCCGCATAGTGGATGAGAATGATCCCGATCAGTTTGACGAGTTTTCTACGGCAATGCTGAAACATCACAACGAGTACCGAAAGCGTCATGGTGCGCCAGATTTGGT TCTCCACAAAGAGCTCGTTCGGGATGCGCAACAGTGGGCCGAAATTTTGGCCCGCGACGATCGGTTCACCTACCGACAGAACTCGAAGTATGGCGAGAATCTCTATTGTCTCTGGTCCTCGGATAGAAACGCACGTCCGAACGCACGGGACGTCTGCCGGTCGTGGTACGAGGAAGTGAAGCAGTACGCTTTCACGGTAGAACCGCGCGCCGCCATAAAAGGTGGCCAGTTTACTCAGATGGTGTGGAAGGGCACAAAGGAGCTGGGCGTTGGTATGGGACAAACGCGCAGTGGCAAGGTGATTGTTGTCTGTACGTACTATCCGCGCGGTAACGTGCTGGGACAATTCCTTGCGAACGTTAGTCGGGCGCGCTAA
- the LOC126561195 gene encoding uncharacterized protein LOC126561195 translates to MSYTAFQIEVLERHNQLRAKHSAPPLQLNTGMCQYAQQWANNLASRNMLQHRSNNQYGENLYASYGKSSVLATEPVDSWYNEIKNYTFGAANPSNFSQVGHFTQLVWKKSRSLGVGIAAQGNRIYVVCNYDPPGNYGGQYPANVTSFSQFQLDVLRCHNELRAKHSAQPLQLKQELCEFAQQWANKLAAENKLQHRSTNKYGENLYACFGRRNIEGHDAVDSWYGEIKNYTFGAPDPGNNFPNVGHFTQVVWKGSQHLGVGMAARGTSVFVVCNYDPPGNVYGRYADHVSSK, encoded by the exons ATGAG TTACACCGCCTTCCAAATTGAAGTTCTCGAGCGCCACAACCAGCTACGCGCAAAGCATTCTGCACCACCTCTACAGCTTAATACTGGAATGTGTCAATATGCTCAGCAATGGGCCAAT AATCTGGCAAGCAGGAATATGTTGCAGCATCGCAGCAACAACCAGTACGGAGAGAACCTCTACGCCTCGTATGGGAAGAGTAGTGTGTTGGCTACGGAACCGGTCGACTCGTGGTACAATGAAATCAAGAATTATACTTTCGGTGCTGCCAACCCGTCCAATTTCTCACAGGTTGGCCACTTCACCCAGCTGGTGTGGAAGAAATCGCGTTCGCTAGGTGTTGGAATAGCTGCACAGGGCAACAGAATCTACGTCGTGTGCAACTATGACCCTCCCGGCAACTACGGTGGTCAGTATCCTGCCAATGTGACTAG TTTCTCGCAGTTTCAGCTCGATGTGCTGCGATGCCACAACGAATTGCGAGCAAAGCATTCTGCCCAACCGTTGCAGCTTAAACAGGAGCTATGTGAATTTGCCCAGCAATGGGCAAAC AAACTGGCTGCCGAAAATAAACTGCAACATCGCTCCACGAACAAATACGGCGAGAACCTGTATGCTTGCTTCGGACGGCGCAACATAGAAGGACACGATGCTGTGGACTCTTGGTATggggaaattaaaaattataccTTCGGTGCTCCAGACCCGGGAAACAATTTCCCTAACGTAGGACATTTTACCCAGGTCGTGTGGAAGGGTTCCCAGCACTTGGGAGTGGGTATGGCTGCCAGGGGTACGAGTGTGTTCGTTGTGTGCAATTACGATCCACCAGGAAACGTGTACGGTCGATACGCGGACCATGTGTCATCAAAGTGA
- the LOC126561943 gene encoding uncharacterized protein LOC126561943 isoform X2, translating to MWRTLGMPTRPIKDITQLSSAGSSHDCGALSRVVMVRKTDQRVINHKGSQKDPLCEVITMETIQTYKGHKPDRTVVFREKFDLTGNDMSRSLSTGKLSVGSPRLSISPLRTILTTSAELEKTRMASDRNNNNTPLGSKAPSSDTKRLNGQSVVGTLRPKSLDRGNSNASPLLRHSKSPSKSPSIGSLRPGGGGSQSSLRGSTPSLYTDFERECLKAHNEYRTRHGVLPLKLSKRLCRYAEEWAKVIAARGVLVHRSNSAYGENIFCSWSSSNTAGSNVCVCGREPVENWYSEIDQHVFGREPATLKTGHFTQVVWKDSRELGVGVARNRSGQVFVVANYDPPGNYIGSFAKNVPPVGGFEIPKIIVDKPSALKQTSVDESTGKTTISSLRRPGSEKPEKHVRIVDENDPDQFDEFSTAMLKHHNEYRKRHGAPDLVLHKELVRDAQQWAEILARDDRFTYRQNSKYGENLYCLWSSDRNARPNARDVCRSWYEEVKQYAFTVEPRAAIKGGQFTQMVWKGTKELGVGMGQTRSGKVIVVCTYYPRGNVLGQFLANVSRAR from the exons ATGTGGCGAACCCTCGGAAT GCCAACCCGACCCATAAAGGACATAACGCAGCTCTCGTCGGCAGGATCCTCACACGACTGCGGTGCCCTGTCGCGGGTCGTAATGGTCAGAAAAACGGATCAGCGCGTCATCAATCACAAGGGCAGCCAGAAG GATCCACTGTGTGAGGTGATTACGATGGAAACGATACAGACGTACAAGGGCCACAAACCGGACCGGACGGTGGTGTTTAGGGAGAAGTTCGATCTCACCGGAAATGACATGTCACGCTCACTTTCCACCGGCAAACTTTCCGTCGGTTCCCCACGGCTCTCGATTTCTCCGCTGCGGACAATCCTTACGACAAGTGCTGAGTTGGAAAAGACACGCATGGCAAGCGAtcggaacaacaacaatacgCCGTTGGGCAGTAAGGCGCCATCTAGCGACACGAAACGACTCAACGGTCAGAGTGTGGTTGGGACACTTCGTCCAAAGTCGCTCGATCGGGGTAACAGCAATGCCAGTCCGTTGCTTCGACACTCCAAAAGTCCCTCGAAGAGTCCTTCGATTGGAAGCTTAAGGCCGGGCGGTGGAGGTTCACAATCATCACTGCGTGGCAGTACGCCCTCACTGTACACGGACTTCGAGCGGGAGTGTCTGAAGGCTCACAACGAGTACCGGACACGGCACGGTGTGCTTCCGCTGAAGCTGAGCAAACGATTGTGTCGGTATGCGGAAGAGTGGGCCAAGGTGATTGCGGCACGGGGTGTGCTAGTGCACCGAAGCAATTCGGCGTACGGCGAAAACATCTTCTGCTCGTGGAGTTCGTCCAATACGGCTGGCTCGAACGTATGCGTGTGTGGACGGGAACCGGTGGAGAACTGGTACAGCGAGATCGATCAGCACGTATTTGGCAGGGAGCCAGCCACACTGAAGACGGGCCATTTCACGCAGGTTGTGTGGAAGGACAGCCGGGAGCTTGGCGTTGGAGTAGCACGGAATCG CTCCGGACAAGTGTTTGTGGTGGCCAATTACGATCCACCGGGCAATTATATTGGCAGTTTCGCCAAGAACGTACCACCCGTGGGTGGTTTCGAGATACCGAAGATTATCGTCGACAAACCATCCGCGCTTAAGCAAACTTCTGTGGATGAATCGACCGGAAAGACGACAATCTCGTCTCTACGGCGGCCTGGTTCGGAGAAGCCAGAAAAACACGTCCGCATAGTGGATGAGAATGATCCCGATCAGTTTGACGAGTTTTCTACGGCAATGCTGAAACATCACAACGAGTACCGAAAGCGTCATGGTGCGCCAGATTTGGT TCTCCACAAAGAGCTCGTTCGGGATGCGCAACAGTGGGCCGAAATTTTGGCCCGCGACGATCGGTTCACCTACCGACAGAACTCGAAGTATGGCGAGAATCTCTATTGTCTCTGGTCCTCGGATAGAAACGCACGTCCGAACGCACGGGACGTCTGCCGGTCGTGGTACGAGGAAGTGAAGCAGTACGCTTTCACGGTAGAACCGCGCGCCGCCATAAAAGGTGGCCAGTTTACTCAGATGGTGTGGAAGGGCACAAAGGAGCTGGGCGTTGGTATGGGACAAACGCGCAGTGGCAAGGTGATTGTTGTCTGTACGTACTATCCGCGCGGTAACGTGCTGGGACAATTCCTTGCGAACGTTAGTCGGGCGCGCTAA